Genomic window (Deltaproteobacteria bacterium):
GAGTTCGTCCGCGAGGCCCGGATCCTCGACGAGGCGGTCGCCGAGGCGTACGCGGCGGGGTTCCTCGGGAAGAACATCCTGGGGTCGGGGTTCGACCTCGACCTGACGGTCCACCGCGGCGCGGGCGCCTACATCTGCGGCGAGGAGACCTCCCTGATCAACTCCCTCGAGGGGAAGCGCGGGTGGCCGAGGCTCAAGCCCCCCTTCCCGGCGTCGGTGGGGGTCTTCGGGCTGCCGACGATCGTGAACAACGTGGAGACCCTCGCCGACGTCCCTTGGATCATCACCCACGGCGGGGAGAAGTTCGCCTCCATGGGGGTCGAGAAGAACGGCGGGACGCGCCTGATCGGCGTGAGCGGTGCCGTCAATCGCCCGGGCGTCTACGAGCTTCCGGCGGGGACGAACCTCAAGGAGATCATCTACACCCACGCGGGCGGGATACGGGACGGCAAGGCGCTCAAGGCCGTCATCCCGGGCGGGTCGTCCACCCCCGTGCTACGGCCCGACGAGATCGACGTTTCGTACGACATCGAGTCGATGGCGCAGATCGGGACGATGGCCGGATCCGGCGGGGTGATCGTCATCCCGGAAGGGACCTGCATGGTGCGGGCCCTCTCCGTCCTCATGAACTTCTACGCCCACGAGTCGTGCGGGCAGTGCACGCCGTGCCGCGAGGGGACGGGGTGGCTGAAGACGATCGTCGGGAGGATCGAGGCGGGGAAGGGGCGGGAAGGCGACGTCGAGCTGATCCTCGACCTGTGCGACAACATGATGGGTCGGACGATCTGCCCGCTCGCCGACGCCGCCGTGATGCCGGCCCAGTCGTTCATCTGGAAGTTCCGTGAAGAGTTCGACCGCCACATCGGCGAGCAGAAGTGCCCGTACGGGAACCGGTTCTGAACGAGACGATGCCGACCCTGACCATCAATGGAACGACCGTGGAGGTCCCGCAGGGGACGTCGATCCTCAACGCCGCGAAAGAGGTCGGCGTCGAGATCCCCCACTACTGCTACCACCCCAAGCTCTCGATCGCCGGGAACTGCCGGATGTGCCTGGTGGAGGTCGAGAAGTTCCCGAAGCTGCAGACCGCCTGCTCCACGGTGGTCAGCGACGGGATGGTCGTGCGCACCGACACGGAGAAGGTGCGCAAGGCGGTCACCGGCGTCCTCGAGCTGATGCTCATCCACCATCCGATCGACTGCCCCATCTGCGACCAGGCCGGGGAGTGCGGACTGCAGAACTACTACATG
Coding sequences:
- the nuoF gene encoding NADH-quinone oxidoreductase subunit NuoF — translated: METILTTHFADDGYRRIDTYRGLGGYDALRKALSMTPEGIIDEVKKANLRGRGGAGFPAGVKWGFLPKDLSRPRVLVVNADEGEPGTFKDRLIMGRGPHLLVEGIAIAAFALRVHLSYVYIRGEFVREARILDEAVAEAYAAGFLGKNILGSGFDLDLTVHRGAGAYICGEETSLINSLEGKRGWPRLKPPFPASVGVFGLPTIVNNVETLADVPWIITHGGEKFASMGVEKNGGTRLIGVSGAVNRPGVYELPAGTNLKEIIYTHAGGIRDGKALKAVIPGGSSTPVLRPDEIDVSYDIESMAQIGTMAGSGGVIVIPEGTCMVRALSVLMNFYAHESCGQCTPCREGTGWLKTIVGRIEAGKGREGDVELILDLCDNMMGRTICPLADAAVMPAQSFIWKFREEFDRHIGEQKCPYGNRF